In Saimiri boliviensis isolate mSaiBol1 chromosome 12, mSaiBol1.pri, whole genome shotgun sequence, one genomic interval encodes:
- the FRAT1 gene encoding proto-oncogene FRAT1, with protein MPCRREEEEEAGEEAEGEEEEEDSFLLLEQSVALGGSVEVDRLVAQIGETLQLDAAQDSPASPCAPPGAPLRAPGPLAAAVRADKARPPAMPLLLPPVSMETVGPAPPGALRCTLGDRGRVRGRAAPYCVAELAAGPSALSPLPPQADLDGPRGAGKQGVPQPLSGPCRRGWLRGAAASRRLQQRRGSQPETRTGDDDPHRLLQQLVLSGNLIKEAVRRLHSRRLQLRAKLPQRPLLGPLSAPVHEPPSPRSPRAACSDPGASGRAQLRTGDGVPVPGS; from the coding sequence ATGCCCTGccggagagaggaggaagaggaagccgGCGAGGAGgcggagggggaggaagaggaggaggacagcTTCCTCCTGCTGGAGCAGTCGGTGGCGCTGGGCGGCTCGGTCGAGGTGGACCGGCTGGTGGCCCAGATCGGCGAAACGCTGCAGCTGGACGCGGCGCAGGACAGCCCAGCCTCGCCGTGCGCGCCCCCGGGGGCGCCGCTGCGGGCCCCGGGGCCCCTGGCTGCAGCAGTGCGGGCGGACAAGGCCCGGCCCCCAGCGAtgccgctgctgctgccgccggTGTCGATGGAGACGGTGGGCCCGGCGCCCCCTGGGGCCCTGCGCTGCACCCTGGGGGACCGCGGCCGCGTGCGGGGCCGCGCTGCGCCCTACTGCGTGGCAGAGCTCGCCGCAGGCCCCAGCGCGCTGTCCCCACTGCCCCCTCAGGCCGACCTTGATGGGCCTCGGGGGGCTGGCAAGCAGGGCGTCCCGCAGCCGCTGTCGGGTCCGTGCCGGCGAGGATGGCTCCGGGGCGCCGCCGCCTCCCGCCGCCTGCAGCAGCGACGCGGATCCCAACCCGAAACCCGCACAGGCGACGACGACCCGCACCGGCTCCTGCAGCAGCTAGTGCTCTCTGGAAACCTCATCAAGGAGGCCGTGCGGAGGCTTCATTCTCGACGGCTGCAGTTACGTGCAAAGCTTCCCCAACGCCCGCTCCTGGGACCGCTGTCGGCCCCGGTGCATGAACCCCCTTCGCCTCGAAGCCCTCGCGCGGCCTGCAGTGACCCAGGCGCGTCCGGGAGGGCGCAGCTCAGAACTGGCGACGGCGTTCCTGTCCCCGGCAGCTAA